Proteins from a genomic interval of Leifsonia shinshuensis:
- a CDS encoding ATP-binding protein, whose protein sequence is MSLGLPSHLSRAANSRALATAARWAALVCLVMAAVNVAVSTVGGTTGAASWISTLVLLPMIALLILQSRGRTVAFTVAYLLVGAVCTYFYVYLLFESTPTYPDTNLLVIALPVVAMTLVGGTGTGSLVGVLWATLGFALAEAAVFLGATAAGRVFRPDAISLSAYLLLVGILAFDGLTRGSRARTQSAIHRAIRDARLVDLRRELLAESTADLHDTVISELVAVAASEPGELPARLRARIESDLRTLGGAGLPADEDVASPVADTWYDSELRRAIEDARDEGLAVDVSGDRETVALLAEDARRALGLAVRQCLVNVLRHSGSATAEVAFSSGEGSVSVMVVDGGRGFVVGSTSADRLGLRQSVHERISAVGGTVTVYSAEEVGTTVIMTLPVAEGGR, encoded by the coding sequence GTGTCGCTCGGCCTTCCCAGCCACCTCTCCAGGGCGGCCAACTCCCGCGCGCTGGCCACGGCGGCCCGCTGGGCCGCGCTGGTCTGCCTGGTGATGGCGGCCGTCAACGTCGCCGTCTCGACGGTCGGCGGGACGACCGGCGCGGCCTCCTGGATCAGCACGCTCGTTCTGCTGCCGATGATCGCCCTGCTGATCCTGCAGTCGCGCGGCCGGACCGTCGCGTTCACCGTCGCGTACCTGCTCGTCGGCGCCGTCTGCACCTACTTCTACGTGTACCTGCTCTTCGAGAGCACGCCGACGTACCCGGACACCAACCTGCTCGTCATCGCCCTCCCCGTGGTGGCGATGACCCTGGTCGGCGGAACCGGCACCGGCTCCCTGGTCGGCGTGCTGTGGGCGACGCTCGGGTTCGCCCTCGCGGAGGCGGCGGTCTTCCTGGGGGCGACGGCGGCCGGGCGCGTGTTCCGGCCCGACGCGATCTCGCTGAGCGCCTACCTGCTGCTGGTCGGCATACTGGCCTTCGACGGCCTCACCCGCGGCTCGCGCGCGCGCACCCAGTCGGCCATCCACCGCGCGATCCGCGACGCGCGGCTGGTCGACCTGCGCCGGGAGCTGCTGGCGGAGTCCACAGCCGACCTGCACGACACCGTGATCAGCGAGCTGGTCGCGGTCGCCGCGTCCGAGCCGGGCGAGCTTCCCGCGCGATTGCGGGCGCGCATCGAGTCGGACCTGCGCACGCTCGGCGGCGCCGGCCTCCCCGCCGATGAGGACGTCGCCTCACCCGTGGCCGACACCTGGTACGACAGCGAGCTGCGTCGCGCCATCGAGGACGCGCGCGACGAGGGCCTCGCCGTCGACGTCTCCGGCGACCGGGAGACCGTGGCGCTGCTGGCGGAGGACGCCAGGCGCGCTCTGGGACTCGCCGTCCGCCAGTGCCTGGTCAACGTGCTGAGGCACTCCGGCAGCGCGACCGCGGAGGTCGCCTTCTCGTCGGGCGAGGGGTCGGTGTCCGTGATGGTGGTGGACGGCGGCCGCGGCTTCGTCGTCGGCTCCACGAGCGCCGACCGGCTGGGGCTCCGGCAGTCGGTGCACGAACGCATCAGCGCGGTCGGCGGGACGGTGACCGTCTACTCGGCCGAGGAGGTCGGGACGACCGTCATCATGACGCTCCCGGTCGCGGAGGGGGGCCGATGA
- a CDS encoding Rv2578c family radical SAM protein, which produces MRWSGQELAVETPSALPGLARLNNLVRSVRTPEFAGITFHEILAKSALNKIPGGGGPMPFGWTINPYRGCSHACVYCFARPTHSYLELDQGKDFDQEIIVKVNVADVLRKELTKPSWAHHPVALGTNTDPYQRAEGRYALMPGIIDALTDSGTPFSILTKGSLLRRDLDRLADAATKVPVDLAMSIAVYDDELQQSVEPGTPTTKARLATVTAVREHGLDCGVFLMPILPYLTDTRAHLDEALRQAKEAGATSVLYTALHLKPGVKEWYYLWLGREHPELLPKYRSMYGRGTYAPKEYRTWLAARIKPLIRAHRLERGREDPLTGGVRSSALGMLRDGEGERRVVDRAGVGPAGAERSGAVRFGAERVAAEEAAPESALVTLGVQPTLF; this is translated from the coding sequence ATGAGGTGGAGCGGGCAGGAGCTGGCGGTGGAGACGCCGTCGGCCCTGCCCGGTCTCGCCCGGCTCAACAACCTGGTGCGGTCGGTGCGCACGCCCGAGTTCGCTGGCATCACCTTCCACGAGATCCTCGCCAAGTCGGCCCTCAACAAGATCCCGGGCGGGGGAGGGCCGATGCCCTTCGGCTGGACGATCAACCCGTACCGCGGCTGCTCGCACGCGTGCGTGTACTGCTTCGCCCGGCCCACGCACAGCTATCTCGAGCTCGACCAGGGCAAGGACTTCGACCAGGAGATCATCGTCAAGGTCAACGTGGCCGACGTGCTGCGCAAGGAGCTGACCAAGCCGAGCTGGGCGCACCACCCGGTCGCGCTCGGCACCAACACCGACCCGTACCAGCGCGCCGAGGGCCGCTACGCGCTCATGCCCGGCATCATCGACGCGCTCACCGACTCCGGCACGCCGTTCAGCATCCTCACCAAGGGCTCCCTGCTCCGCCGCGACCTCGACCGGCTGGCGGACGCCGCGACGAAGGTCCCTGTCGACCTCGCGATGTCGATCGCCGTGTATGACGACGAGCTGCAGCAGTCCGTCGAGCCCGGCACGCCGACGACCAAGGCCCGGCTGGCGACCGTGACCGCCGTCCGCGAGCACGGCCTCGACTGCGGGGTCTTCCTCATGCCGATCCTCCCGTACCTCACCGACACGCGGGCGCACCTTGATGAGGCGCTCCGCCAAGCGAAGGAGGCCGGAGCGACGAGCGTGCTCTACACCGCCCTGCACCTCAAGCCCGGGGTCAAGGAGTGGTACTACCTGTGGCTCGGCCGCGAGCACCCGGAGCTGCTGCCGAAGTACCGCAGCATGTACGGCCGCGGCACCTACGCCCCCAAGGAGTACCGCACCTGGCTCGCGGCACGCATCAAGCCGCTCATCCGGGCGCACCGCCTGGAGCGCGGCCGGGAGGATCCGCTCACCGGCGGGGTGCGCTCGTCGGCGCTGGGGATGCTGCGTGACGGCGAGGGGGAGCGGCGCGTGGTCGATCGGGCAGGCGTCGGGCCCGCGGGCGCCGAGCGGTCAGGGGCCGTGCGGTTCGGGGCGGAGCGGGTCGCCGCGGAGGAGGCGGCGCCGGAGTCCGCGCTGGTGACGCTCGGGGTGCAGCCGACGCTGTTCTGA
- a CDS encoding ABC-F family ATP-binding cassette domain-containing protein has translation MPTLTLTPLRADGVSVRYGDRRVLSDVSLTVPPGARIGLIGENGAGKSTLLRVLAGAETPDSGVVSRPKRVGFLWQEVRFRPEDTFAALLEDALAEVRAIERELEAAATALAGDDPAAHARYDSALAAAEFAEVWSIDARRDALLDGLGVGAIPLARRLDEVSGGQRSRFALAALLLGRPEALLLDEPTNHLDDAAAAFLEGQLLGWHGPVLFASHDRAFLDSAATGLLDLDPARSGTTVFGGGYSAYLAEKAAERARWEKQYADEQAELAALKHAVDVTARSIAWSGKVRDNDKFVKSYKGNTLDRQISRRVRNADGRLDELTRTQVRKPPKPLSFSGIPAGFQAAGEEAGSLLQADGLHVPGWLRLGRFAVEAQSRVLVTGANGAGKSTLLSVLAGRIVPLVGTVQRRRGLRVELLEQDVRFADPTQTPRRIYELALGERRAEAVPLSGLGLIAARDLDREVGTLSVGQQRRLALALIMARPPHVFLLDEPTNHLSLTLATELEHALGGYPGAVVVASHDRWLRERWAGEVVALDAAAERDA, from the coding sequence TTGCCAACACTCACTCTCACCCCGCTTCGCGCCGACGGCGTGTCCGTCCGCTACGGCGACCGGCGCGTGCTCTCCGACGTCTCGCTGACGGTGCCTCCCGGCGCCCGCATCGGGCTGATCGGCGAGAACGGCGCGGGCAAGTCCACGCTGCTGCGCGTGCTCGCCGGCGCCGAGACTCCGGACTCCGGGGTCGTCTCCCGGCCGAAACGGGTCGGCTTCCTCTGGCAGGAGGTCCGCTTCCGGCCCGAGGACACGTTCGCCGCGCTGCTCGAGGACGCCCTCGCCGAGGTGCGCGCCATCGAGCGCGAACTGGAGGCCGCCGCGACCGCGCTCGCCGGGGACGACCCGGCGGCGCACGCGCGGTACGATTCCGCTCTCGCCGCGGCGGAGTTCGCCGAGGTGTGGTCGATCGACGCCCGTCGCGACGCGCTCCTCGACGGTCTCGGTGTCGGCGCCATCCCGCTGGCCCGGCGGCTGGACGAGGTCTCCGGCGGCCAGCGCAGCCGGTTCGCGCTCGCGGCCCTGCTGCTCGGCCGGCCGGAGGCGCTGCTGCTCGACGAGCCGACCAACCACCTGGACGACGCGGCCGCGGCGTTCCTGGAGGGGCAGCTCCTCGGCTGGCACGGTCCGGTGCTCTTCGCGAGCCACGACCGCGCGTTCCTGGACTCGGCGGCCACTGGCCTGCTCGACCTGGATCCGGCGCGCTCCGGCACCACGGTGTTCGGCGGCGGCTACAGCGCGTACCTCGCCGAGAAGGCGGCCGAGCGCGCCCGCTGGGAGAAGCAGTACGCGGACGAGCAGGCCGAGCTCGCGGCGCTCAAGCACGCGGTCGATGTGACCGCGCGCTCGATCGCCTGGTCGGGGAAGGTGCGCGACAACGACAAGTTCGTGAAGTCGTACAAGGGCAATACACTCGACCGGCAGATCAGCCGACGCGTCCGCAACGCCGACGGCCGGCTCGACGAGCTCACCCGCACCCAGGTGCGCAAGCCGCCGAAGCCGCTGAGCTTCTCGGGGATCCCCGCGGGGTTCCAGGCCGCGGGCGAGGAGGCGGGATCGCTGCTGCAGGCGGACGGCCTCCACGTCCCGGGGTGGCTGCGGCTCGGGCGGTTCGCCGTGGAGGCGCAGTCGCGCGTGCTCGTGACCGGCGCGAACGGCGCGGGCAAGTCGACGCTGCTCTCGGTGCTCGCCGGCCGGATCGTCCCGCTCGTCGGGACGGTGCAGCGTCGGCGCGGGCTGCGCGTGGAACTCCTGGAACAGGACGTGCGCTTCGCGGACCCGACCCAGACCCCGCGCCGGATCTACGAGCTGGCGCTCGGGGAGCGGCGCGCGGAGGCGGTGCCGCTCTCCGGCCTCGGCCTGATCGCGGCGCGCGACCTCGACCGGGAGGTCGGGACGCTCTCCGTCGGGCAGCAGCGCCGCCTCGCGCTGGCGCTCATCATGGCCAGGCCGCCGCACGTGTTCCTGCTCGACGAGCCGACCAACCACCTCTCGCTCACCCTGGCGACGGAGCTGGAGCACGCCCTCGGCGGCTACCCGGGCGCCGTCGTCGTGGCGAGCCACGACCGCTGGCTGCGCGAGCGGTGGGCAGGGGAGGTGGTCGCCTTGGACGCCGCGGCGGAGCGGGACGCTTGA